One region of Paenibacillus polymyxa M1 genomic DNA includes:
- a CDS encoding GNAT family N-acetyltransferase, producing MKIENLFYGERIKLAAVREEDAELMFKWGEDAKYLRNVDTDLALPYTLKQMESEGSPSSNEVYFRLRTLADDVLIGFVAIHGIEWNNRCGQLAVGIGNTDYRGKGFGAEAIRLILRYAFYELNLNRVGLDVIEYNTQAIRTYEKAGFQLEGRVRSAVLRDGNSYDRIMMGILYSEWSSSL from the coding sequence ATTAAAATCGAAAATTTATTTTACGGGGAACGAATAAAACTGGCCGCTGTTAGGGAAGAAGATGCTGAACTGATGTTCAAATGGGGTGAGGATGCGAAGTATTTGCGCAATGTAGATACGGATCTGGCACTCCCCTACACGTTGAAACAGATGGAATCAGAAGGATCTCCTAGCTCTAACGAGGTCTATTTTCGCTTAAGAACATTGGCAGACGATGTCCTGATCGGATTTGTTGCTATTCATGGGATTGAGTGGAATAATCGCTGCGGGCAGCTGGCAGTAGGTATAGGTAATACGGACTACCGTGGCAAGGGTTTTGGAGCGGAAGCTATACGTCTCATTCTTCGTTATGCGTTTTATGAGCTGAATTTAAATCGGGTCGGCTTGGATGTGATTGAGTACAATACACAAGCGATCCGTACCTATGAGAAGGCAGGGTTCCAGCTTGAGGGGAGAGTTCGTTCCGCTGTTCTCCGTGATGGCAACAGCTATGATCGCATCATGATGGGCATTCTGTACTCTGAATGGAGCTCGTCTCTTTAA
- a CDS encoding glycerol dehydrogenase, translating to MANVVRSVTSPKKFISGQNLLSSLNDYIKDYGDKAYVICDEFILERAQKEAGASIEAAGNQVVFEKFQYECTKEEIDRNRELVRKHGSNIIIGIGGGKTLDTAKATAYYEKLPVVIFPTIASTDAPCTALAVIYKKDGSFDEYLFLPTNPDVVLADTGILAAAPARFFAAGIGDALATYFEARACYQANGDNLVLNKPSTTGLGLARLCYDTLLENAVKAKRAVDRKVYTRAVEDTIEATIYLSGVGAESGGLAAAHAIHNGMTAVPSLHKAQHGEKVTFGLLTQLVLENAPKEELETVIKLVKDVGLPLTLRDLGVEEFVEAEWRQVAEDACAANDTMVNMPFPVSPDDVYNAIIAANAIAESYQE from the coding sequence ATGGCAAACGTTGTAAGGTCCGTTACTTCACCCAAGAAATTTATTTCTGGACAAAATCTGCTCTCGTCGTTAAATGACTACATTAAGGATTATGGCGATAAGGCCTATGTTATTTGCGATGAGTTTATCCTTGAAAGAGCCCAAAAGGAGGCAGGGGCTTCGATTGAAGCAGCTGGTAACCAGGTGGTCTTCGAGAAATTCCAATATGAATGTACAAAAGAAGAGATTGATCGTAACCGTGAATTAGTACGCAAACATGGTTCGAACATCATTATAGGGATTGGCGGGGGAAAAACGCTGGATACCGCCAAGGCAACAGCATATTATGAAAAGTTGCCTGTCGTTATTTTTCCAACCATTGCTTCTACAGATGCTCCTTGTACCGCGCTTGCGGTTATTTACAAGAAGGATGGCTCCTTTGATGAATATTTGTTCCTGCCTACGAATCCAGATGTAGTACTTGCAGATACAGGTATTTTGGCAGCGGCGCCTGCACGTTTCTTTGCAGCTGGTATTGGTGATGCACTGGCAACTTATTTTGAAGCTCGTGCCTGCTATCAGGCCAATGGGGACAATCTGGTGCTGAACAAGCCTTCCACTACAGGTCTGGGACTTGCTCGCCTTTGTTATGATACATTGCTGGAAAATGCCGTGAAGGCAAAACGTGCAGTGGATCGTAAAGTATATACTCGTGCAGTTGAGGATACGATTGAAGCAACCATTTATCTGAGCGGTGTCGGAGCAGAATCAGGCGGATTGGCAGCAGCACATGCTATTCATAATGGCATGACGGCTGTTCCTTCACTTCACAAAGCACAGCATGGTGAGAAAGTTACATTCGGCTTGTTAACTCAGCTGGTGCTGGAAAACGCACCAAAAGAAGAGCTAGAGACCGTGATTAAGCTGGTTAAGGATGTAGGTCTTCCATTAACGCTTCGTGATCTGGGTGTAGAGGAATTTGTTGAGGCTGAATGGCGTCAGGTGGCTGAAGATGCTTGTGCAGCAAATGATACAATGGTCAACATGCCGTTCCCAGTTAGTCCTGATGATGTGTATAACGCAATCATCGCAGCAAATGCGATTGCAGAATCCTATCAAGAATAG